A single window of Irregularibacter muris DNA harbors:
- a CDS encoding LysR family transcriptional regulator gives MNIEYLDYFYKVAMAGSISKVANKYHISQSALSQQISRLEDMLGYKLLERSNKGVELTEKGMIVFKYTDNIIRTYETMIEQLQSDDESAQNIKIEACWSIATYSLPCVIYKVKKKFPKHSYELKVNESNLIEENVLNNICDLGVIYSKPQNQELLYHKIGSDKLVLVSAPDFKIPEEMIFKDLVNYPFILLNNNEHLIGAISEKLKESGRGIEDLKILFNSDSAESIKSSVLNKHGIGFLPYTSIKKDIYNKQLKLINILDFSMEYEMYLIYDKKTKENKFLHEFIKYFKKIAHNSLC, from the coding sequence TTGAATATAGAATACCTAGATTATTTTTATAAAGTTGCCATGGCGGGAAGTATATCAAAAGTGGCGAATAAATATCATATCTCTCAATCTGCCCTAAGTCAGCAGATTTCTAGGTTAGAGGATATGTTAGGATACAAATTATTAGAAAGAAGCAATAAGGGTGTGGAATTAACAGAGAAAGGTATGATTGTTTTTAAATATACCGACAACATTATAAGAACCTATGAAACCATGATAGAACAACTACAATCTGACGATGAAAGTGCCCAAAATATTAAAATTGAAGCCTGTTGGTCTATAGCCACATATTCCCTGCCTTGTGTTATCTATAAAGTGAAAAAAAAGTTCCCAAAACATAGTTATGAATTAAAGGTAAATGAATCGAATCTCATTGAGGAAAATGTGTTAAATAACATTTGTGATTTAGGAGTGATTTATAGCAAACCTCAAAATCAGGAGTTATTATATCATAAGATCGGCAGTGACAAACTGGTCTTGGTTTCGGCACCGGATTTTAAAATACCTGAAGAAATGATTTTTAAGGATCTGGTCAACTATCCATTTATTTTACTAAACAATAATGAGCATTTAATAGGTGCTATTTCAGAAAAATTGAAAGAGTCAGGAAGGGGAATAGAGGATTTGAAGATCTTATTTAATAGTGATTCCGCAGAATCTATAAAATCCTCAGTACTAAATAAACATGGGATAGGATTTTTACCCTATACCTCGATTAAGAAAGATATTTATAATAAACAATTAAAGCTCATAAACATCTTGGACTTTTCAATGGAATATGAGATGTATCTCATCTATGATAAAAAAACCAAGGAAAATAAATTTCTTCATGAGTTCATTAAATACTTTAAGAAAATCGCCCACAACAGCCTTTGCTAA
- a CDS encoding sulfurtransferase TusA family protein, with translation MKKIDCLGDMCPIPILKARKELKSMNVGDIVKVVSDHSCVLEEMQSNFRKHKITSEEVINGVWEIFIEKRD, from the coding sequence ATGAAAAAAATAGATTGTTTGGGCGACATGTGTCCTATTCCCATCTTAAAGGCCCGAAAAGAATTAAAATCCATGAACGTTGGGGATATCGTAAAAGTTGTTTCTGATCATAGTTGTGTGTTAGAAGAAATGCAAAGCAATTTTAGAAAACACAAAATAACATCTGAAGAAGTCATCAATGGCGTATGGGAGATTTTTATCGAAAAGAGGGACTAG